Proteins encoded within one genomic window of Sphaerisporangium krabiense:
- a CDS encoding LysR family transcriptional regulator, protein MEFRELECFVVLSEELHFARTAERLYLSPGRVSQLMRSLETRVGGRLFHRTSRHVSLTPLGERFLADLRPSYEGLANAISRAKAAAREVTGVIRLGFLATPTDVVTDSVRAFERRYPGCETELVEIPLSDPFGKLRAGQVDITFTLLPVEESDLATGEALNRVSYRLGVSKRHPLAARASISAEELTEVSLIGLDDPAPRTWRELVAPSLTPSGRPIPRGGTVATCQEGLTQVALNRGGMLFCTPTALHHRRPDISFVPVVGLPPSILALAWVKAAETAAIRAFNEVAVAHARGGAALVA, encoded by the coding sequence ATGGAGTTCCGGGAGCTGGAGTGCTTCGTCGTGCTCAGCGAGGAACTGCACTTCGCCCGCACGGCCGAGCGCCTCTACCTGTCCCCCGGCCGGGTGAGCCAGCTCATGCGCTCGCTGGAGACCAGGGTCGGCGGCCGGCTCTTCCACCGGACCAGCAGGCACGTGAGCCTCACGCCCTTGGGCGAACGTTTCCTGGCCGACCTGCGTCCCTCCTACGAAGGTCTCGCCAACGCGATCAGCCGGGCCAAGGCCGCCGCCCGCGAGGTGACCGGCGTGATCAGACTCGGCTTCCTGGCCACGCCCACCGACGTCGTCACCGACAGCGTGCGCGCCTTCGAGCGCCGGTACCCGGGGTGCGAGACGGAACTCGTGGAGATCCCGCTCTCCGACCCCTTCGGAAAGCTGCGGGCCGGGCAGGTGGACATCACGTTCACGCTGCTGCCGGTGGAGGAGTCCGACCTGGCGACGGGTGAAGCGCTGAACCGGGTCTCCTACCGGCTGGGCGTCTCCAAACGTCATCCGCTGGCCGCGCGTGCGAGCATCAGCGCGGAGGAACTGACCGAGGTGTCTTTGATCGGCCTGGACGACCCGGCTCCACGCACCTGGCGCGAGCTCGTCGCACCGTCCCTCACTCCTTCCGGCCGCCCCATTCCCCGCGGCGGCACCGTGGCCACCTGCCAGGAGGGCCTGACCCAGGTGGCGCTCAACCGGGGCGGCATGCTCTTCTGCACCCCCACGGCGCTGCACCACCGGCGCCCGGACATCAGCTTCGTCCCCGTCGTGGGATTGCCTCCCTCGATCCTCGCCCTGGCCTGGGTGAAGGCCGCGGAGACCGCGGCGATCCGCGCGTTCAACGAGGTCGCCGTCGCGCACGCGCGCGGCGGAGCGGCCCTGGTGGCATGA
- a CDS encoding serine hydrolase domain-containing protein, whose amino-acid sequence MKGRRTSAAVVACLTVSLPATPAVTATAAADASPSGRPSLQAMLDEVVAGGAVAAIAEVRDGDTTWRAASGKAKMNHAQPAPVDGRFRAGSVTKSFTATAVLQLVGEGKLHLSDSVEQWLPELVDRGADITIRHLLQHTSGLPEYSTGMMDEAGIPKERYRTWSARELVERAERLPRDFPPGSEYRYSNTNYIVLGMLIERVTGRPYATEIRERILRPLGLRHTRVPGSSPEVYGPHAHAYVPVTRGGKIVPVDVTRFNPTMAGAAGEIISTTGDINRFYRALFQGKLLRPGLLKEMKDPGTTEGYGLGLELAPLPCGTAFGHGGGAPGYLTVAFNSADGSRQVTLSITPFSGDPHQAAMTLLTSALCP is encoded by the coding sequence GTGAAGGGAAGACGCACCAGCGCGGCCGTCGTGGCGTGCTTGACCGTGTCGTTGCCGGCGACGCCTGCCGTGACCGCCACCGCGGCGGCGGACGCGAGCCCGAGCGGTCGGCCGAGTTTGCAGGCGATGCTGGACGAGGTCGTCGCAGGCGGTGCGGTCGCCGCGATCGCCGAGGTTCGCGACGGGGACACGACCTGGCGAGCCGCCAGCGGCAAGGCGAAGATGAACCATGCCCAGCCTGCCCCGGTGGACGGGCGCTTCCGGGCCGGGAGCGTGACCAAGTCGTTCACGGCGACCGCGGTGCTTCAACTGGTGGGAGAGGGAAAGCTGCACCTGTCCGACAGTGTGGAGCAGTGGCTGCCGGAGCTCGTGGACAGGGGCGCCGACATCACGATCAGGCACCTCCTCCAGCACACCAGCGGCCTTCCCGAGTACTCGACGGGCATGATGGACGAGGCGGGCATCCCCAAGGAGCGCTACCGCACCTGGTCGGCACGCGAACTGGTGGAAAGAGCGGAAAGGCTCCCGCGCGACTTCCCACCCGGGTCTGAGTACAGGTACTCCAACACCAACTACATCGTGCTCGGCATGCTGATCGAGAGGGTCACCGGCAGGCCGTACGCGACAGAGATCAGGGAGCGGATCCTGCGACCGCTCGGCCTGCGGCACACCCGCGTGCCGGGATCCTCGCCGGAGGTGTACGGCCCGCACGCCCACGCATACGTGCCGGTCACCAGGGGTGGCAAGATCGTCCCCGTTGACGTCACGCGGTTCAATCCCACGATGGCCGGTGCGGCGGGCGAGATCATCTCCACCACCGGGGACATCAACCGGTTCTACCGCGCCCTGTTCCAGGGCAAGCTGCTCCGCCCTGGTCTGCTGAAGGAGATGAAGGATCCCGGCACGACCGAGGGGTATGGGCTGGGGCTGGAGCTGGCGCCTCTTCCCTGCGGCACTGCGTTCGGCCACGGCGGCGGTGCCCCGGGCTACCTCACGGTGGCGTTCAACTCAGCCGACGGTTCGCGACAGGTCACATTGTCGATCACCCCGTTCTCCGGCGACCCTCACCAGGCGGCCATGACCCTGCTGACCTCTGCGCTGTGCCCTTAG